Proteins encoded in a region of the Amphiprion ocellaris isolate individual 3 ecotype Okinawa chromosome 21, ASM2253959v1, whole genome shotgun sequence genome:
- the c21h12orf56 gene encoding uncharacterized protein C12orf56 homolog, translated as MARTGAGTLLCRRNVRLDSFLKRNTERAVYERIRAYEPCVVRSDTVNKVYMHVVLSDERVYLTEYPPRALTAAVSFGRVRDIDLVNDLPDFLTGKDRERCQHIRIVYVAEKPAAKVRDWLRKGKGEGLPPVAPPSRRASYCPTTNTLEGIPAERTNSQWKEDLFPQIKPSRSASCPDPETLGLPRLPHPPSQPPPNSSTSPPSPSEQNLKTVTNGQVSRRFGSVMSRLLRRDCVSSDEEKEAELHLYAVSQTSRLYLHLQSAWNSFLIRSTLLLDPLYRRRCSALSDSAAPAISWERTAHLFGQLSSELLQDGISVESLYLLLQELRTAGHRNVTLRRLFWKSGEVCVFLVQTLEDCLHGCQSLSGSYTADQLLLSTVIVQTLAIMFREMEVEAARINLLSAKKGALASQMLLALICDPELQTQSRRSPIDSELQALLAEYLDAACSLLFELLLLGHDTNRYSPVDNHLSVGWMLRVLQPHPHLVSFIGYQAQQVLLVLSDLQESVLSPVQSVLLFQRCRLLLACLQYNNQLAQHLRSNFGEEFRYSVKPSCAEEKLPPQYPISRPTLRLVESILNRMLLR; from the exons ATGGCTCGGACCGGCGCCGGGACGCTGCTCTGCCGCCGGAACGTCCGGCTGGACTCGTTCCTGAAGCGGAACACGGAGCGGGCCGTGTACGAGCGGATCCGGGCCTACGAACCGTGCGTGGTTCGGTCCGACACCGTCAACAAGGTGTACATGCACGTGGTGCTGAGCGACGAGCGCGTCTACCTGACCGAATACCCTCCGCGCGCGCTCACTGCCGCCGTGAGCTTCGGGCGCGTGCGCGACATCGATCTG GTAAACGACCTCCCAGATTTCCTCACTGGTAAAGATCGTGAACGTTGTCAACATATACGAATCGTCTACGTCGCTGAAAAGCCGGCAGCGAAGGTACGCGATTGGCTAAGGAAAGGCAAGGGGGAGGGGCTTCCTCCCGTGGCCCCGCCCTCTCGCAGAGCCAGCTACTGCCCGACGACAAACACCTTAGAAG GAATTCCAGCAGAAAG GACCAACAGTCAGTGGAAAGAAGATCTGTTCCCCCAAATAAAGCCGAGCCGTTCTGCTTCCTGTCCGGACCCAGAGACTCTGGGCCTCCCGAGGCTTCCTCACCCTCCCAGCCAGCCTCCCCCCAACTCATCCACATCACCCCCGTCACCTTCAGAGCAAAACCTGAAGACCGTCACCAATGGTCAG GTGTCCAGGAGGTTCGGTTCGGTTATGTCCAGACTTCTGAGGCGAGACTGTGTGAGCAGCGACGAGGAGAAGGAGGCGGAGCTTCACCTGTATGCCGTGTCGCAGACATCCAGACTTTACCTTCACCTGCAGAGCGCCTGGAACAGCTTCCTCATC AGGTCGACTCTGCTGTTAGATCCTCTCTACAGAAGGAGGTGCAGCGCTTTATCCGACTCTGCTGCTCCGGCAATCAG ctggGAGCGAACGGCTCACCTGTTCGGTCAGCTGAGCTCGGAGCTGCTGCAGGACGGCATCAGTGTGGAGAGTTTgtatctgctgctgcaggagctgaGAACCGCTGGCCACCGCAATGTAACGCTGAGGAGACTCTTCTGGAAG tctgGAGAGGTTTGTGTTTTCCTGGTTCAGACTCTGGAGGATTGTCTTCACGGCTGTCAGAGTCTCAGTGGGTCTTATACAGCAGATCAGCTACT aCTGAGCACTGTGATCGTCCAGACGCTCGCCATCATGTTCAGAGAGATGGAGGTGGAAGCTGCCAGAATCAACCTGCTGTCTGCCAAAAA AGGAGCTTTGGCCTCCCAAATGCTGCTGGCCTTGATTTGCGATCCAGAGCTACAAACACAAAGCCGACGATCACCGATCGACTCTGAG CTTCAGGCCTTACTCGCCGAGTATCTGGACGCCGCCTGTTCTCTGCTGTTTGAGCTGCTACTTTTAGGCCATGAT ACCAACAGGTATTCTCCTGTTGACAACCATCTGTCAGTCGGCTGGATGCTCAGAGTCCTGCAGCCTCATCCTCACCTG GTGTCCTTCATTGGTTACCAGGCCCAGCAGGTGCTGCTGGTTCTGTCCGACCTGCAGGAGTCGGTTCTGAGTCCCGTTCAGTCGGTCCTGCTGTTCCAGCGCTGTCGCCTCCTGCTGGCCTGTCTGCAGTACAACAACCAGCTGGCTCAGCACCTGCGCTCCAACTTCGGAGAGGAGTTCAG GTACTCTGTGAAGCCGTCGTGTGCTGAGGAGAAGCTGCCGCCTCAATACCCGATCAGCCGACCGACTCTGCGACTGGTGGAAAGTATTCTGAATCGTATGCTGCTCAGATGA